A single genomic interval of Lacrimispora sphenoides JCM 1415 harbors:
- the fabZ gene encoding 3-hydroxyacyl-ACP dehydratase FabZ — MMLGIKEIQEIIPHRHPFLLVDCIEEFEPGVRAVGYKCVSYNEPFFQGHFPAEPVMPGVLIIEALAQVGTVAMLSMEENKGKIGYFGGIDKAKFKHKVIPGERLKLECEIIKRKGPVGVGKATATVDGKLAASAELTFMIG, encoded by the coding sequence ATGTTAGGTATTAAGGAGATTCAGGAGATTATTCCTCACAGACACCCGTTTTTACTGGTGGACTGCATCGAGGAGTTTGAGCCTGGAGTGAGAGCGGTTGGATATAAATGTGTGTCTTATAATGAACCTTTTTTCCAGGGACATTTTCCGGCAGAGCCGGTAATGCCGGGAGTCCTGATCATAGAGGCCCTGGCACAGGTAGGTACAGTTGCAATGTTAAGCATGGAAGAGAATAAAGGGAAAATTGGTTATTTTGGTGGTATTGACAAGGCCAAATTCAAGCACAAGGTCATCCCGGGAGAAAGGCTTAAGCTGGAATGTGAGATCATTAAGCGCAAAGGTCCTGTGGGTGTGGGAAAGGCAACCGCAACCGTAGACGGGAAGCTGGCGGCCAGTGCGGAACTGACATTTATGATTGGGTAG
- a CDS encoding acetyl-CoA carboxylase biotin carboxylase subunit: protein MFDKILIANRGEIAVRIIRACREMGIKTVAVYSEADRESLHTLLADEAICIGPAPSTQSYLNMERILTATVAMKADAIHPGFGFLSENARFAELCEKCNITFIGPSAAVIGKMGNKSEARKTMIEAGVPVIPGGKEAVRQVQEAKAMAERIGFPVMIKASSGGGGKGMRISRSLEDFEANFKNAQMESVKGFSDDTMYIEKYIEKPRHIEFQIMADQFGNVVHLGERDCSIQRRHQKVLEESPSAAISEELRNRMGEIAVRAAKAVHYENAGTIEFLLDKHKNFYFMEMNTRIQVEHPVTEMVTGLDLIKEQIRIAAGEPLSVRQEDVAITGHAIECRVNAENPAKNFMPCPGLIKNVHVPGGNGVRIDTHIYNEYKVPANYDSMLMKMIVHGKDREEAILKMRSALGELIIEGIETNVDFQFDILSHEAYRDGDVDTDFIPKYFPDYVR from the coding sequence ATGTTTGATAAGATTTTAATTGCCAACCGCGGAGAGATTGCGGTACGTATCATAAGGGCCTGCAGGGAAATGGGGATTAAAACGGTTGCTGTTTATTCAGAGGCGGACCGGGAGAGTCTTCATACCTTATTAGCCGATGAGGCGATCTGCATTGGTCCGGCCCCCTCGACCCAGAGCTACTTAAACATGGAGAGGATCCTCACGGCCACCGTAGCCATGAAAGCGGATGCCATTCATCCAGGCTTTGGCTTTTTATCGGAAAATGCCAGGTTTGCGGAACTTTGTGAAAAGTGTAACATTACCTTTATCGGCCCATCTGCAGCAGTAATAGGGAAGATGGGAAATAAATCCGAGGCCAGAAAGACTATGATAGAAGCAGGGGTCCCCGTGATCCCAGGCGGAAAAGAAGCGGTCCGCCAGGTACAAGAGGCGAAGGCAATGGCGGAAAGGATCGGTTTTCCTGTTATGATCAAGGCTTCCTCAGGAGGCGGCGGGAAAGGTATGAGGATTTCCAGAAGCCTGGAGGATTTCGAGGCTAATTTTAAGAATGCCCAGATGGAGTCCGTAAAGGGATTTTCAGATGATACCATGTATATTGAAAAATATATCGAAAAGCCAAGGCATATTGAATTTCAGATTATGGCTGATCAGTTTGGAAATGTAGTGCATCTGGGGGAACGTGACTGTTCCATTCAAAGACGCCATCAAAAGGTGCTTGAAGAATCCCCGTCAGCAGCTATCTCTGAGGAGTTAAGGAACCGCATGGGAGAGATTGCGGTCCGCGCGGCCAAGGCCGTTCACTATGAGAATGCAGGAACAATTGAGTTCCTTTTGGATAAACATAAAAATTTTTATTTTATGGAAATGAACACCCGAATCCAGGTGGAGCATCCGGTGACGGAAATGGTGACCGGCCTGGATTTAATCAAGGAACAGATCCGGATCGCAGCAGGAGAGCCATTAAGTGTAAGGCAGGAGGATGTAGCCATTACAGGCCATGCCATTGAATGCAGAGTCAATGCAGAAAATCCTGCGAAAAACTTCATGCCCTGTCCTGGCCTTATAAAAAATGTCCATGTGCCCGGAGGCAACGGAGTCCGCATAGACACACACATTTACAACGAATATAAGGTTCCGGCCAATTATGATTCCATGCTGATGAAGATGATCGTCCACGGAAAAGACCGGGAGGAAGCCATCTTAAAGATGAGAAGCGCTCTTGGAGAACTGATCATCGAGGGGATTGAGACAAATGTGGATTTTCAGTTTGATATCCTGAGTCATGAAGCTTACCGGGATGGAGATGTGGATACGGATTTTATTCCCAAATATTTTCCGGATTATGTCCGGTAG
- a CDS encoding acetyl-CoA carboxylase carboxyltransferase subunit alpha produces the protein MLKSMFKKTYTLIDSKYKAPEKAEEPGIPEGLWRKCNKCCQPIYVEDVRSNHFICPKCKGYFRLHAYQRIEMVADEGTFEEWDKEMEFKNPLDFPGYEKKVAAAREKTGLSEAIVTGCCEMNGQKAVIGVCDARFIMSSMGHVMGEKIARAVERATKEKLPVIIFACSGGARMQEGIVSLMQMAKTSAALKRHHKAGQLFISVLTDPTTGGVTASFAMLGDIILAEPFALIGFAGPRVIEQTIGQKLPEGFQRAEFLLEHGFIDKIVPREEMKETLANILRLHNPQSSQDLPVDNRTKAESNGGKKKVLRLKKNKRSAWDTVLLSRSSDRPVASDYIHALFDDFMEFAGDRYYKDDGAIIGGIASFHGIPVTVIGQEKGKNTKDNIRRNFGMPSPDGYRKALRLMKQAEVFGRPVICFVDTPGAFCGLEAEERGQGEAIARNLFEMADLTVPVLSIVIGEGGSGGALAMAVGNEVWMMENSIYSILSPEGFASILYKDSKKANDAARVMKITARDLMELGLIERVISEEEPACADNLDRIAEEMDKAMEEFFAVFLTMTKEELADQRYERFRRM, from the coding sequence ATGTTAAAAAGCATGTTTAAGAAAACCTATACATTAATAGACAGCAAATACAAGGCTCCTGAAAAAGCAGAGGAACCGGGCATTCCGGAAGGGCTGTGGAGGAAATGCAATAAATGCTGTCAGCCCATCTATGTGGAGGATGTGCGAAGCAATCATTTCATCTGTCCAAAATGCAAGGGATATTTCCGTCTTCATGCTTACCAGAGGATTGAGATGGTAGCGGATGAGGGGACCTTTGAGGAATGGGATAAGGAGATGGAATTTAAAAATCCCCTTGATTTTCCGGGATATGAAAAGAAGGTCGCAGCAGCCAGGGAAAAAACCGGGCTTTCCGAAGCCATTGTCACCGGCTGCTGTGAAATGAATGGCCAGAAGGCAGTGATCGGAGTCTGTGATGCCCGTTTCATCATGAGCAGCATGGGTCATGTGATGGGGGAAAAGATCGCTAGGGCCGTAGAGCGGGCGACGAAGGAGAAGCTTCCGGTGATCATCTTTGCATGTTCCGGAGGAGCCAGGATGCAGGAGGGGATTGTATCACTCATGCAGATGGCAAAGACTTCGGCAGCCTTAAAGCGCCATCACAAGGCAGGCCAGCTTTTTATCAGTGTCCTTACAGACCCTACCACAGGCGGGGTGACGGCCAGTTTTGCCATGTTGGGTGACATCATTCTGGCAGAGCCTTTCGCCCTGATCGGATTTGCAGGCCCCCGGGTAATTGAACAGACCATTGGTCAGAAGCTGCCGGAAGGATTCCAGAGAGCGGAATTTTTGCTTGAACATGGCTTCATTGATAAGATCGTACCCAGGGAAGAGATGAAGGAAACCTTGGCTAACATCTTAAGGCTCCACAATCCCCAAAGCAGTCAGGACCTTCCTGTGGATAACCGAACAAAAGCGGAATCAAATGGTGGAAAAAAGAAGGTTCTCCGGTTGAAAAAGAATAAAAGGAGTGCCTGGGATACCGTATTGCTATCCAGAAGCTCGGACCGGCCGGTGGCATCGGATTACATTCATGCGCTGTTTGATGATTTCATGGAGTTTGCCGGGGATCGTTATTATAAAGATGACGGGGCAATTATAGGCGGGATCGCTTCCTTCCATGGAATTCCCGTTACGGTCATCGGACAGGAAAAAGGGAAGAATACTAAGGATAACATCAGGCGTAATTTTGGAATGCCATCACCCGATGGATACCGGAAGGCTCTGCGGCTGATGAAACAGGCGGAAGTCTTTGGCCGTCCGGTCATCTGTTTTGTGGATACACCGGGAGCCTTCTGCGGCCTGGAGGCCGAAGAAAGGGGCCAGGGAGAGGCCATCGCCAGAAATTTATTTGAAATGGCAGATTTAACCGTGCCGGTTCTTTCCATTGTTATAGGAGAGGGCGGCAGCGGCGGCGCTCTTGCCATGGCGGTTGGAAATGAAGTCTGGATGATGGAGAATTCCATTTATTCTATTCTCTCCCCCGAGGGCTTTGCATCGATTTTATATAAAGACAGCAAAAAGGCAAATGACGCTGCCAGGGTCATGAAGATCACGGCCAGGGATTTAATGGAGTTAGGTCTCATAGAGCGGGTGATCTCAGAAGAAGAACCGGCCTGTGCAGATAATCTTGACCGAATTGCGGAGGAAATGGATAAGGCCATGGAAGAATTTTTTGCCGTTTTCCTTACCATGACAAAGGAAGAACTTGCAGATCAAAGATATGAAAGATTTAGGAGAATGTAA
- a CDS encoding NAD(P)H-dependent flavin oxidoreductase yields the protein MGTLKPLIIGELVANHPVIQGGMGVGISLSSLAGAVAKAGGIGIISTAQIGFREPDFKENPLEANLRAIGQEMKKAREIAPEGIIGFNIMVATKSYASYVKKAVKAGADLIISGAGLPVSLPEYVAEAAEEAGVALKTKIAPIVSTVKSAMVICKMWDRKYHQAPDLVVVEGPLAGGHLGFSREDLGNLGVDTEDVEHTYKQAEYEEEVKGIIRLVKEYGDKYNKVIPVVTAGGIYSHEDVMHQLSLGADGVQVATRFVTTEECDAPEAFKQAYLHAKKEDIVITKSPVGMPGRAIKNPFLKTVGDTPFRLEHCYQCLDKCDRKTIPYCITKALVNSAEGRTEEGLVFCGSKAHLATRMETVKEVMKDLVGEN from the coding sequence ATGGGAACATTAAAACCTTTGATAATAGGAGAGCTGGTGGCAAACCATCCGGTGATCCAGGGCGGTATGGGAGTAGGAATCAGTCTTTCTTCTTTAGCAGGAGCAGTGGCAAAGGCCGGAGGGATCGGAATTATTTCTACGGCTCAGATCGGTTTTCGGGAGCCGGATTTTAAAGAGAATCCATTGGAAGCAAATCTGCGGGCCATTGGACAGGAAATGAAAAAGGCAAGAGAAATCGCGCCGGAGGGCATCATTGGGTTTAACATTATGGTTGCCACGAAAAGTTATGCAAGCTATGTGAAAAAAGCGGTAAAAGCCGGAGCGGATCTTATCATATCCGGAGCCGGGCTTCCTGTGAGCCTGCCGGAATATGTGGCAGAGGCAGCGGAAGAGGCCGGAGTCGCGTTAAAAACCAAGATAGCTCCCATTGTATCAACGGTTAAGTCTGCTATGGTTATTTGCAAGATGTGGGACCGTAAATACCATCAGGCGCCTGACCTGGTAGTAGTGGAAGGGCCTCTGGCAGGAGGACACTTAGGATTTTCCAGAGAGGATCTGGGAAACCTTGGGGTGGATACAGAGGATGTGGAACACACCTATAAGCAGGCGGAATATGAAGAAGAAGTAAAAGGCATTATCCGGCTGGTAAAGGAATATGGAGATAAGTACAATAAGGTGATCCCGGTCGTGACCGCGGGAGGCATTTACTCCCATGAGGATGTCATGCACCAGCTCTCCCTAGGAGCCGACGGCGTCCAGGTGGCGACCCGGTTTGTGACCACCGAGGAATGCGATGCACCGGAAGCGTTTAAGCAGGCTTATCTTCATGCAAAGAAAGAAGATATCGTCATTACCAAAAGCCCGGTTGGAATGCCGGGAAGGGCTATTAAGAATCCTTTCTTAAAGACCGTGGGAGATACTCCTTTCCGTCTGGAGCATTGCTATCAATGTTTGGACAAATGCGACAGGAAGACCATTCCTTATTGTATTACGAAGGCTTTGGTTAACTCCGCAGAAGGGAGAACCGAAGAAGGGCTTGTCTTTTGCGGCAGTAAGGCTCATCTTGCAACCCGGATGGAAACGGTAAAAGAGGTTATGAAAGATCTGGTTGGTGAGAATTGA
- the uraA gene encoding uracil permease, which produces MESKKIIQVEEKVPFKLLVPLSIQHMFAMFGASVLVPFIFGINPAVVLFMNGMGTLFFIFITKGKAPAYLGSSFAFLAPAGIVISKWGYNYALGGFVAVGICGCVVALIIYKFGSDWIDIVLPPAAMGPVVALIGLELAGTAAANAGLKDEMIDMRNVIVFLVTLLTAVLGSVVFRKFLSVIPILVAIIVGYVAALLSGVVDFSEVSTAAWLSLPNFAAPKFKWEAIVIILPVLLVVTSEHIGHQIVTSKIVDRDLIKDPGLHRSLLGDYISTTLSGLVGSVPTTTYGENIGVMAMTKVYSVYVIGGAAVLSVACSFIGKMTTLINTIPGPVIGGISFLLYGMIGASGIRILVDAQVDYGKSRNMAMTSVIFVTGLSGVAVKFGSIQLSGMVLACVVGMLMGLMFFVLDKLNLTNDRDHA; this is translated from the coding sequence ATGGAAAGCAAGAAAATCATTCAGGTGGAAGAGAAAGTGCCATTTAAGTTGCTGGTGCCTTTAAGTATCCAGCATATGTTCGCAATGTTCGGGGCATCGGTCCTGGTTCCTTTTATATTTGGAATCAACCCGGCAGTTGTACTGTTCATGAATGGAATGGGAACATTATTTTTTATTTTCATAACAAAGGGAAAAGCACCGGCATACCTTGGCTCCAGTTTTGCATTCCTGGCACCGGCAGGAATTGTTATCAGCAAATGGGGCTATAATTATGCCCTGGGCGGGTTTGTGGCCGTGGGGATTTGCGGTTGTGTTGTGGCACTGATTATTTATAAATTCGGTTCAGACTGGATTGATATCGTTCTTCCTCCGGCCGCTATGGGACCGGTTGTGGCACTGATTGGACTTGAGCTTGCTGGAACAGCGGCAGCCAATGCAGGCTTAAAGGATGAAATGATTGATATGAGAAATGTCATTGTATTTCTGGTAACTCTACTGACAGCGGTACTTGGTTCTGTGGTATTCAGAAAATTCTTATCTGTTATCCCGATTCTGGTTGCAATAATTGTAGGATATGTGGCAGCACTTTTAAGTGGTGTTGTAGATTTTAGTGAGGTCAGCACCGCAGCATGGTTGTCCTTGCCTAATTTTGCAGCACCGAAGTTTAAATGGGAAGCAATTGTCATTATTCTTCCAGTACTTCTGGTCGTTACTTCAGAACATATCGGCCATCAGATTGTAACCAGTAAAATTGTAGATAGAGATTTGATAAAGGATCCCGGGCTTCATCGCTCTCTGCTGGGAGATTATATATCAACTACCCTTTCCGGCCTCGTCGGTTCAGTACCAACCACCACATATGGGGAAAATATCGGTGTCATGGCTATGACAAAGGTATACAGCGTCTATGTAATCGGGGGAGCGGCAGTTCTTTCTGTTGCCTGCTCTTTTATCGGAAAGATGACGACATTAATCAATACAATTCCAGGGCCGGTAATCGGCGGAATTTCCTTCTTACTTTATGGAATGATCGGAGCCTCAGGTATTCGTATTCTGGTAGATGCACAGGTTGATTATGGAAAATCCAGAAATATGGCCATGACCTCCGTTATCTTTGTAACAGGACTATCCGGTGTTGCCGTAAAGTTTGGAAGCATCCAGTTATCAGGTATGGTTCTCGCATGTGTGGTAGGCATGTTGATGGGCCTGATGTTCTTTGTTCTGGACAAGCTGAATCTTACAAATGACAGGGATCATGCGTAA
- a CDS encoding nucleoside recognition domain-containing protein → MLNYLWAFMMLVGVLWGAFHGNLNGVTDGALTSAKDAVMLCITMLGIMSFWSGIMEVGRKSGLIERMSQKMSPVLHFLFPRIPDEHPALEYISTNIIANILGLGWAATPAGLKAMEALKELEEKRRKGEVTGKYVAKPVPEGTANNEMCTFLIINISSLQLIPVNMIAYRSQYGSPNPMAVVGPALLATLVSTIVGVVYCKLMDTGKHSF, encoded by the coding sequence ATGCTGAATTATTTATGGGCCTTCATGATGCTGGTTGGAGTCCTTTGGGGAGCATTCCACGGGAATTTAAATGGTGTGACAGATGGGGCTTTAACCTCTGCAAAAGATGCTGTTATGTTGTGCATCACCATGCTGGGAATCATGTCTTTTTGGAGCGGAATCATGGAGGTTGGGCGGAAATCCGGATTGATCGAACGGATGTCACAAAAAATGAGCCCCGTACTTCATTTCCTTTTTCCACGGATTCCGGATGAACATCCGGCGCTTGAATACATATCTACTAATATCATCGCTAATATTCTGGGGCTTGGGTGGGCGGCTACCCCGGCAGGACTAAAAGCCATGGAGGCTTTAAAGGAGCTGGAAGAGAAGCGGAGAAAAGGAGAAGTTACCGGGAAGTATGTGGCAAAGCCGGTTCCGGAAGGAACTGCAAATAATGAGATGTGTACGTTTCTTATCATAAATATTTCTTCCCTTCAGTTAATACCGGTTAATATGATCGCCTACAGAAGCCAGTACGGCAGTCCTAATCCAATGGCTGTGGTGGGGCCGGCTTTATTGGCAACATTGGTTTCTACGATAGTGGGTGTTGTATATTGTAAATTGATGGATACAGGTAAGCATTCGTTTTAA
- a CDS encoding M67 family metallopeptidase — protein MKLTIKKTDVKLIVEHARNGLPNEVCGLIAGTVEGGSKTVEKVYLLSNPDQSPEHFSIDPKEHLSAIKDMRRNGWLPLGNFHSHPSTPAWPSMEDIRLAYDPSASYLILSLAEEVPVLKAFGITGDTVKQEEIVAIP, from the coding sequence ATGAAGCTTACGATAAAAAAGACTGATGTTAAATTAATTGTGGAACACGCCAGGAACGGCCTTCCCAACGAGGTCTGCGGATTGATTGCAGGTACTGTGGAGGGCGGCAGTAAGACGGTTGAGAAGGTATATCTGCTTTCCAATCCCGACCAAAGCCCGGAGCATTTTTCCATTGACCCCAAAGAGCATCTCTCCGCAATCAAGGATATGCGCAGAAACGGTTGGTTGCCCCTTGGGAATTTCCATTCTCATCCATCTACTCCTGCCTGGCCCTCCATGGAGGATATCCGCCTGGCCTATGATCCTTCTGCGAGCTATCTAATCCTATCCCTGGCCGAAGAGGTACCTGTGCTGAAAGCATTTGGCATTACCGGGGATACGGTGAAGCAAGAAGAAATAGTTGCCATACCTTAA
- a CDS encoding HesA/MoeB/ThiF family protein: MAFTNEQLERYSRHILLSEVGVKGQKKLLDARVLIIGAGGLGAPCALYLAAAGVGTIGVADADEVDLSNLQRQVIHSTPDVGKAKVESAKESIKAINPDVTVKTYRTFVTADNVMDLISDYDFIIDGTDNFPAKFLINDACVLAKKPFSHAGIIRFKGQLMTYVPGQGPCYRCVFKNPPPPDAVPTCRQAGVIGTMGGVIGTLQAMEAIKYFIGKGELLTGSLLTYDALSMTFRKIKLPKNPGCEVCGEHLSILAPFDYEQAVCDLK; this comes from the coding sequence ATGGCATTTACCAATGAGCAGTTAGAACGCTATTCCCGGCACATCCTTCTCTCCGAGGTAGGTGTAAAGGGACAGAAAAAGCTTCTGGATGCCAGGGTACTGATCATCGGAGCCGGAGGGCTTGGCGCTCCCTGTGCGCTGTACCTGGCTGCTGCGGGTGTAGGAACCATCGGGGTAGCCGATGCTGACGAAGTGGATCTTTCCAACCTCCAGCGGCAGGTCATTCACAGCACGCCCGATGTGGGCAAAGCCAAGGTGGAGTCAGCCAAAGAAAGCATCAAGGCCATTAACCCTGACGTGACAGTCAAAACTTACCGTACTTTTGTGACAGCAGACAATGTGATGGATCTGATTTCCGATTATGATTTTATCATTGACGGCACCGATAATTTTCCCGCTAAGTTTCTGATTAATGATGCCTGTGTACTGGCGAAGAAGCCTTTTTCTCATGCCGGCATTATCCGGTTCAAAGGGCAGCTGATGACCTATGTACCGGGGCAGGGCCCCTGCTATCGCTGCGTTTTTAAGAATCCCCCTCCACCAGATGCAGTTCCCACCTGCAGACAGGCCGGTGTGATTGGTACGATGGGCGGTGTCATCGGTACCCTCCAGGCAATGGAGGCAATCAAATATTTCATTGGCAAAGGGGAACTCTTGACCGGTTCACTCCTGACCTATGACGCATTATCCATGACATTTCGTAAAATCAAGCTTCCAAAGAACCCGGGCTGTGAGGTATGCGGAGAACATCTCTCTATTTTGGCTCCCTTTGATTATGAACAGGCGGTGTGTGATTTAAAATGA
- the thiS gene encoding sulfur carrier protein ThiS has translation MILTIAGNKKEYADGLTVAELIEIEQIETPQYATVSVDDEFISGDAFGETQLHDGASVEFLYFMGGGQ, from the coding sequence ATGATACTAACTATAGCAGGAAATAAAAAAGAATACGCTGACGGACTGACTGTAGCGGAGCTGATAGAAATAGAGCAGATAGAAACACCCCAATATGCCACTGTATCTGTTGACGATGAGTTTATTTCCGGAGATGCTTTCGGCGAAACACAGCTGCACGACGGTGCCAGCGTTGAGTTTTTATACTTTATGGGCGGAGGGCAGTGA
- a CDS encoding sulfurtransferase TusA family protein, translated as MADFNINETLDITDVVCPATFVKVKVALEELDEGQILSIRLNDGEPVQNVPRSVKEEGHQILRLTENEDGTYNLIVRKAGE; from the coding sequence ATGGCTGATTTTAATATAAATGAAACACTGGATATCACAGATGTGGTCTGCCCGGCCACCTTTGTCAAAGTAAAAGTGGCACTTGAAGAGTTAGACGAAGGACAAATCCTGTCCATTCGATTAAACGACGGTGAACCGGTGCAAAATGTTCCCCGCAGTGTAAAGGAAGAGGGACATCAAATTCTGCGCCTGACAGAGAATGAAGACGGAACCTATAACCTGATCGTGCGAAAAGCCGGAGAATAG
- a CDS encoding 4Fe-4S binding protein produces MAVNYKELKNGGFMRQVQKNHFSLRLKVVGGNLTAAQLAVIAEISEKYGDGHVHLTSRQGVEIPFIKLEDVDTVKADLEDGGVDTGVCGPRVRTVTACQGNAICPSGCIDTYPLAVEISDRYFGRELPHKFKFGVTGCMNNCLKAEENDLGIKGGYTVDWIQEACTLCGVCTKACREGALTQTDGKILMDRDKCSNCGRCAKSCPFDAWKSEPGYLVSFGGTFGNLIARGQQFLPIIRDKETLFRVTDAALDFFNRNAKPSERFRVAIERTGWEEFKREMEAAYNG; encoded by the coding sequence ATGGCAGTTAACTATAAAGAATTGAAAAACGGCGGATTTATGCGTCAGGTACAGAAAAACCATTTCTCCTTGCGGTTAAAGGTAGTGGGCGGCAATCTAACAGCTGCGCAGCTGGCCGTGATTGCCGAAATCAGCGAGAAATACGGCGATGGCCATGTCCATCTTACTTCCCGCCAAGGCGTAGAGATTCCTTTTATCAAGCTGGAGGATGTGGATACAGTCAAAGCTGATCTGGAAGATGGCGGCGTGGACACCGGCGTCTGCGGTCCCCGGGTGCGAACCGTTACAGCCTGCCAAGGCAACGCCATCTGCCCGTCCGGCTGCATAGATACTTATCCCCTTGCGGTAGAGATTTCCGACCGGTATTTTGGACGGGAACTGCCTCATAAATTTAAGTTTGGGGTAACCGGCTGTATGAACAATTGCCTCAAGGCGGAGGAAAATGACCTAGGCATAAAGGGCGGCTATACAGTGGACTGGATTCAAGAGGCCTGTACCCTGTGCGGTGTATGTACCAAAGCCTGCCGGGAAGGCGCTCTCACCCAAACAGACGGCAAAATTCTCATGGACCGCGATAAATGCAGCAATTGCGGCCGCTGCGCCAAATCCTGCCCCTTTGACGCCTGGAAAAGCGAACCGGGATATCTGGTTTCCTTCGGGGGTACCTTCGGCAACTTAATTGCCAGGGGACAGCAATTTTTGCCTATTATCCGTGACAAAGAAACTTTATTTCGTGTAACCGATGCGGCACTTGATTTCTTCAACAGGAATGCAAAACCCAGCGAGCGATTCCGGGTCGCCATCGAACGCACAGGCTGGGAGGAATTCAAACGTGAAATGGAGGCTGCTTACAATGGCTGA
- a CDS encoding PLP-dependent transferase has translation MIHPASTIYSHASEETKQNAGVYDDLIRVSVGLEDIEDLKEDFAQAISKIYESGDNYGS, from the coding sequence GTGATTCATCCCGCCTCCACCATTTACAGCCATGCAAGCGAGGAGACAAAACAAAACGCAGGCGTATATGACGACCTGATCCGTGTCAGCGTCGGGCTGGAAGATATTGAAGATTTAAAAGAAGATTTTGCACAGGCAATTTCAAAAATATATGAAAGCGGGGATAATTATGGCAGTTAA
- a CDS encoding PLP-dependent transferase, translating into MKFNTRFLHGAFPPDFHGATLPPVYLVSAFAQESAEKLEKVFANTASEFAYTRISNPTISAFEKRIAVLEGGLDAV; encoded by the coding sequence ATGAAATTTAATACCAGGTTTTTACACGGAGCATTTCCTCCGGATTTTCATGGCGCAACACTTCCTCCCGTGTATCTGGTATCGGCCTTTGCCCAGGAATCGGCAGAAAAACTGGAAAAGGTTTTTGCGAATACGGCCTCTGAGTTTGCCTATACGCGTATATCCAACCCCACAATTTCTGCTTTTGAAAAGAGAATTGCGGTTCTGGAAGGCGGTCTTGATGCAGTCTGA